From a region of the Rhipicephalus microplus isolate Deutch F79 chromosome X, USDA_Rmic, whole genome shotgun sequence genome:
- the LOC142776566 gene encoding uncharacterized protein LOC142776566: protein MPGKCNFQHAWLTGAAYKEWISPDTSNSHRAKCKICAKTFDVSSMGESALKSHMKSAKHVENMTATTPHSIVRSHFTAVEKQRVEPTPSSSTSSDVSSLCKAHESVVDAEILWTLKMVTVHYSYKSSAHTGDLFKKMFPDSEIAKAFSCSERKSAYVVCHGLRPFFLSCLQRELEQSDGYTVLFDESLNDYLQRKQMDIHVRYWSTLPERVTTRFYTSVFMGHSTAEDLQEKLLGALEDLPLVRAVQLSMDGPNVNLKCFRGMQEYLQQNHQVQCLDLGTCGLHTIHNAYRADVVASKWGLENLLSSLSAIFHDAPARRKDFSTVTGQVTFPLSFASRRWVENVPVIERAITLWGDVQKYVACAKKKEVHLPKCASFIQLSDFCQDPLLLAKLKFALGIVMILKPFLLEYQLDKPLVFLLKRDLECLVRKLLARFVKCSVLSASTGVVGVLKMDVADPNNHVSSEKVDIGHAAE from the coding sequence ATGCCGGGAAAATGCAACTTCCAGCACGCCTGGTTAACCGGTGCTGCTTATAAAGAGTGGATTTCTCCGGACACATCGAACTCGCATCGAGCTAAGTGCAAGATATGTGCAAAAACATTCGACGTGTCGTCAATGGGGGAGTCTGCCCTCAAAAGTCACATGAAAAGCGCAAAGCATGTGGAGAACATGACAGCAACCACACCTCATAGTATTGTGCGGAGCCACTTCACAGCTGTTGAGAAGCAACGCGTCGAGCCAACTCCTTCAAGTTCAACGTCGTCAGATGTGAGCAGCCTGTGCAAAGCTCATGAGAGTGTGGTCGACGCGGAGATACTGTGGACCCTGAAAATGGTCACGGTGCACTACTCCTACAAATCGTCCGCACATACGGGGGACCTTTTCAAGAAAATGTTTCCGGACAGTGAAATCGCTAAGGCATTTTCCTGCAGTGAGAGGAAATCTGCATACGTGGTGTGCCATGGTCTGAGACCGTTTTTTCTCTCGTGCCTGCAACGCGAATTGGAGCAGTCGGACGGTTACACCGTTCTGTTCGACGAGTCTTTGAACGACTACCTGCAGAGGAAACAAATGGACATTCATGTGCGCTACTGGAGCACATTGCCCGAGCGGGTGACCACGAGGTTTTATACGTCGGTGTTCATGGGACATTCAACTGCCGAAGACCTTCAAGAGAAGCTTCTGGGTGCCCTGGAAGATTTGCCGCTGGTGAGAGCTGTTCAGCTGTCAATGGATGGCCCTAATGTAAACCTGAAGTGTTTTAGAGGAATGCAGGAATACCTGCAGCAGAACCATCAAGTTCAGTGTTTGGACCTGGGCACTTGCGGACTTCATACCATACATAACGCGTACAGGGCGGACGTTGTTGCCAGCAAATGGGGCCTAGAGAATCTCCTTTCAAGCCTCAGTGCCATTTTTCATGATGCGCCAGCGCGAAGGAAAGACTTCTCTACTGTGACAGGCCAAGTAACATTTCCTCTCAGCTTCGCTTCTCGTCGCTGGGTAGAAAATGTTCCCGTCATTGAACGTGCCATAACCCTCTGGGGTGACGTGCAAAAGTACGTCGCatgtgcaaaaaagaaagaggtGCACTTGCCAAAGTGTGCATCGTTCATCCAGCTCAGCGACTTTTGCCAGGACCCACTGCTGTTGGCCAAACTGAAGTTTGCTCTGGGCATCGTGATGATTCTAAAACCGTTCCTCTTGGAATATCAGCTGGACAAACCACTGGTGTTCCTTTTGAAAAGAGATCTCGAGTGCCTCGTGAGGAAGCTTCTTGCGAGATTCGTGAAGTGCTCGGTGCTGTCCGCTTCCACAGGAGTTGTCGGCGTGCTGAAGATGGACGTCGCAGACCCAAATAACCATGTATCATCAGAGAAAGTTGATATTGGGCACGCTGCTGAATAA